TCTCATTCATGAGCCGAAAGCATCTCATCTtggtaaattttttttgtatttcttctgtcTGTAAGTCAAAGGATTTCACTTAATGATGTCTAAGTTCCCTGCTATGGTCATAGCCACTGTGACTAGGTCCTTAACaacatgatcttttttttattttttaaaaagattttatttattcatttgagagagaccgtgagagagagcacgagtgaggagaaggtcagagagagaagcagactccccacggaactgggagcccaatgcgggactcgatgccaggacccgggatcatgacctgagccgaaggcagttgtccaaccaactgagccacccaggcgtcccaacaacaTGATCTTTAATTCTGatggaggaggggcacctgggtggctcagtgggttaaagcctctgcgttcagctcaggtcatgatctctggatcctgggatcaagcccccgcattgggctctctgctcagcagggagcctgcttccttctctctctctacctgcctctctgcctacttgtgatctgtcaaataaataaataaaatctttaaaaaaaattctgatggaGGAAAACCTttcttttactttgcttttcaGAAGTATTTGTAGGTATTACAAACAGGTCTGAAGGAAAAATATGTTCAGACAAAAGATCTTAGCGATTTCTCACTAGTAAGTGGGGTCAGACTAATAAGCTTGCAGAGTGAAGTCATAGATATTTAATTATCACAGGCTTGGATAAAATTAACCTACTACAGAGTTCACAACAAATACAATTTTCtatcacaaatattttaacattgttaCTCTCGTGATTGCAAATCAACAACAGCCTTTGGCATTATTAGAAATAATCTGTTAAGTGTTACAGAGAAGTTTTCTGTCCTTGGCAAGTGGAGTGAACAAGTTACAGAATAAACATGGTAAAATAGTCACTAACTCTTTAACAAGATGTAATATAGGTGATTCAGAGCTTTGGGTTCTCAGGCTGGTCAACAGTCTTCCGTTCTGTCGCCGTTTATTATTGAAGTGTTAACTGAGGCTTTGTAACCTCTGACTCCGGCTAGGTTTTCTGGCTAAGGTTACAGAAAAGGGGGGTCATAATTCTCCGTTTCTACAAGAACCCTGAAAGAGAGGAACTGTCTTCATTTCAGCTGAGACAACTTAGCCGATCTACGATTCAACCCACACGAAGGGCTATAGAGCCGCTGCCCTTTCCATTTGTCACTCGGAATTCTAACTTTCCCTTCTGTGACGCAGAGACTGCAGTCTGGGTAAAAGCCCCCGCGACCCGCCCAGCCGGCAGAAAAAAGGGCGCCCCGCTGACCCGAGCCCCGGCATTTGAGCAAAGGAGCCCCGCCTTTCTGGGCGGGACCCGAGGGGCGGGGTGAGGGGCGGGGACTGCGGCCGCGGGAATCCCAAGCCcgccctcttccccaccccttcgTGTGTCGCCATGGCCCCAGCTCTGCTCCTGATCCCTGTTGCCCTCGCCTCTTTTATCCTGGCCTTTGGCACCGGAGTGGAGTTCGTGCGCTTTACCTCTCTTCGGCCACTTCTTGGAGGGATCCCGGAGCTTGGTGGTCCGGGTGAGCGGGAGGGATCAAGGATGAGCTCTGGGGATGGAGGTGGAGCCGGacgagagggagggagggcggggctTGGAGACAAATGACAGGGGAAGTCCGGGAGAGGGAACTAGAACTGCGAAAGCTGGAGAAGCTTCAGGGCTGACGAGAGGGCTAAATTAGGAACTCAGGGATTAGCGGTTTGGagaggcgagagagagagagagagagagagagagagagagagaactgggtggggaggaaaagggcgataagcagaggaaagaaagtgCTTTAAAGAGAGGAATATGGAAGGAAGAGTGTTCGAAAGAGGGAGCATTTAGACCACAGAAACAAGAGGGTCAGTCCCCTCTCCAGCCATATTCCTCCCCACCCTGAAGGAGGCctggggaaaagggaagaagcagggaaTGGAAAAGGTGGGCAAAGCCTGAAGAGGAAATATTAAGACTCTTGAAGCATTAAGGGGAAATGGCCTGGGGCCCCAAGAAGAGAGTAGGATAGGGGATGTTTCCCATAACCCTCTTGATCTTTTGTCCCTTTCTTCCAACTCCCCCTAGATGCCCGCCAGGGATGGCTGGCTGCCGTACAGGACCGCAGTATCCTTGTCCCCCTGGCTTGGGATCTGGGTCTCCTCCTACTTTTTGTGGGGCAGCACAGCCTCATGGCAACTGAGACAGTGAAGGCGTGGATGTCTCGATATTTCGGGGTCCTTCAGAGGTCACTGTATGTCGCATGCACTGCCCTGGCCTTGCAGGTATGAGGCCTTGGCCACTGAGTCCCAAGAGAAACTGTCTGTGAGAAGGGTGTCCTAGACTGGAGCGGCAAAAGGCCTTCTGAAAATGAGGGTTTAGGAAGAGAACTGAGGGTGTTGAGGACTCTCATCTCAGCTTTCATTCCTCTACAGCACATATTCTCCTTATCAAGAATGGTGTACCATTACTCATTCCCCAAGCATATATGTGCATTCTCACCTTTGCAACCTTGTTCATGTtgttctgcttgagattcccctTGGTAACATCTCTTTCAGGGCTACCCTTTCTTCGAAACCTCTTCCCTAGGTCTCAAGAGAAGGCTTCACAGTTAGCGTTCACTTGTCTTCTCAGTGAGTGCTTGGTACTTTATGTACCTATCTGGTTACCCCCatctggtctgcaagccctcagGGTAGATAAAGGTCATCCTTACATCCTTGGGACCCCACCTAGGACCCCCTATGTGGTGACTGTTTGTGATGTTCATGTAGAGGTGGGGAGAGCTGCAggccagcctggggtggggggcagcctcTGGGTCTAAGTTTTTCAAGGGTAGGCTGCTGAGATACCCAGCCCCACATCCTTCCCCAGTTGGTGATGCGGTACTGGGAACCTGTACCCAGAGGCCCTGTGTTGTGGGAGGCTCGAGCCGAACCatgggccacctgggtgcccctgctCTGCTTTGTGCTCCACGTCATATCCTGGCTCCTCATCTTCAGCATCCTTCTCGTCTTTGACTACGCCGAGCTCATGGGCCTCAAACAGGTGAGGCTCCCAGATTCCTACCTGAGACCTAGGATTCCTTCCAGAATGCCTTTTTCCCTTCCAAGgatttccctcctccttctcccatgCTCTTCCACCTTCCTCTTCTTTCAACTCCCTTACCTACTTACCTTTCTTATAAGACAGT
This genomic interval from Neovison vison isolate M4711 chromosome 1, ASM_NN_V1, whole genome shotgun sequence contains the following:
- the NRM gene encoding nurim; the encoded protein is MAPALLLIPVALASFILAFGTGVEFVRFTSLRPLLGGIPELGGPDARQGWLAAVQDRSILVPLAWDLGLLLLFVGQHSLMATETVKAWMSRYFGVLQRSLYVACTALALQLVMRYWEPVPRGPVLWEARAEPWATWVPLLCFVLHVISWLLIFSILLVFDYAELMGLKQVYYHVLGLGEPLALKSPRALRLFSHLRHPVCVELLTVLWVVPTLGTDRLLLALLLTLYLGLAHGLDQQDLRYLRAQLQRKLHLLSRPQEGEAE